CTGTAGCACCTGTTGGGCTCCGGCATGCGCCGGATCGATCCGCAGTGTGCGCTCGGCCGCGGCGCGGGCTCCCGCACGGTCGCCCTGGCGCAGCAGCACGGTCGCCAACGCAAACGGATAGTCGGACTCGGCCGGCGCGTTCGCCTCGGCCCCTGCCAGTTCGGCTCCGGCTTCCGACAAGCGATCGGCCTGAGCCAATAGCAGCCCGAGGTTGTAGCGGGCCCGGTGGGCCTGCTGGTCGAGGCGTAAAGCCAACCTGAATCCGTTTTCGGCCTCCTTAAGCCGCCCCCCCTCGGCAAAGGCGAGTCCCGCGCGCAAGGCCAGCTGCGCACCCCGGTCGCGGCCGGCCAGTTCCGCAGCGCGATAAAATGCATTTCCCGCCTCCGTGAGCCGGCCCAGCCCGGCCAGCACCAGGCCCTGCGATTCGCGAATGCCGGCGGAATACGGATCCCAGTCAACGGCCCGGGCAATTTCACGCTCCGCGCCGGCCAGATCTCCCCGGTTGGCCAGATCCTGCCCGATACGCAGCCGGCCCGCGGGTTGATCAAGTGTCAGCGCAAGATAGGAATCGAGCTCGTGCCGAATGTCCGAACCGGGTGGCAATGCCGCCGATAGAGCCCAGGCGGCATCGAGCCGCACCAGCCTAACTGGATCGGTCAGCAACGGCGTGAGCAGACGTGCTGCCTCGGCGCTGCCGGCAAAGAAACGGGCTGCGGCGGCGCGCTCCATCGGGTCCCCCGCGAGCAAGGCCGCCTCCGCCGCCGGCATCGCGACGCGGGCGTCGGGCAGGGCGGGCAGTAGCGACAGATAGGTCGCCCGCCACGCCGGAATGTCCTCGTCGCGCATCAACTCCAGCAAACGGCCGGCCGCCTCCGGTGCACCCGCCTGCGCCGCGGCCACAGCGCGCGCGCGCGCGCTGTCTGGAGTCCAGCCTCGAACCATACCATTCATCTGCTTTAGCGACCACCCAATCGAGTCCCTCCCTCTCGTGACACCTACTGCACGCATTGGGAATGCCGAGTTCCTTCGTGAGCAACGGGTCCGGTTTGAGCCAGCCGTGATCATGGCGCGGCGAACGCTGCATGTAAGTTGTCGTCGGCATGTGACAGGCCACACAACTGTTGCCGGTGCTGCCAGGCTGATGCCGAGAATGCACCAGCGGGTCGATCGGCGTGGCGCGTCGGCCGCCGGGCATCTCTCGGCCCGGCGCAGCGTGGCACTGCTGGCACAACTGGTTGTCCGTAGTCGGCAGAATTGTTTTCGTCGTGTGAGG
This DNA window, taken from Oleiharenicola lentus, encodes the following:
- a CDS encoding tetratricopeptide repeat protein, which encodes MRDEDIPAWRATYLSLLPALPDARVAMPAAEAALLAGDPMERAAAARFFAGSAEAARLLTPLLTDPVRLVRLDAAWALSAALPPGSDIRHELDSYLALTLDQPAGRLRIGQDLANRGDLAGAEREIARAVDWDPYSAGIRESQGLVLAGLGRLTEAGNAFYRAAELAGRDRGAQLALRAGLAFAEGGRLKEAENGFRLALRLDQQAHRARYNLGLLLAQADRLSEAGAELAGAEANAPAESDYPFALATVLLRQGDRAGARAAAERTLRIDPAHAGAQQVLQATR